A part of Paenibacillus sp. sptzw28 genomic DNA contains:
- a CDS encoding ThiF family adenylyltransferase — translation MLHQFSRTELAIGPEGLDIMKGSTIAVLGIGGVGSIAAEALARTGVGRIILIDKDVVDITNINRQIHALTTTVGQPKADLMRDRIKLINPDCEAISLRMFYTEETYEKLFEYDLDYVVDASDTISYKIHLIKQCLERKIPIISSMGAANKMDPTKFQVADISKTSMDPIARVVRQRLRKDGIKKGVKVVFSTEEPQKPREDVTQRIVPENAPEIRKAQQPPASNAFVPPVAGLIMVSVVVRDLLHKGGQTT, via the coding sequence ATGCTTCATCAATTTTCCCGCACGGAGCTGGCGATCGGCCCTGAAGGGCTTGATATTATGAAGGGGAGTACGATCGCCGTTCTCGGCATAGGCGGTGTCGGTTCGATCGCCGCCGAGGCGCTGGCAAGGACCGGAGTCGGCCGTATTATATTGATCGATAAGGATGTCGTCGATATCACAAATATAAACCGGCAAATCCATGCCCTAACGACGACGGTCGGCCAGCCTAAGGCTGATTTGATGCGCGACCGGATCAAGCTGATCAATCCGGATTGCGAAGCAATATCGCTTCGCATGTTCTATACCGAGGAAACGTATGAGAAGCTTTTTGAATACGACCTAGATTATGTGGTTGACGCTTCCGATACGATTTCGTACAAAATCCATCTGATTAAACAATGCCTGGAGCGTAAAATACCGATTATTTCCAGTATGGGCGCTGCCAACAAAATGGATCCGACGAAATTTCAGGTAGCCGACATCTCCAAGACATCGATGGACCCGATTGCCCGAGTCGTCCGTCAGAGGCTCCGCAAGGACGGGATTAAGAAAGGCGTCAAGGTTGTATTCTCCACTGAAGAGCCGCAGAAACCGCGTGAGGATGTCACGCAGCGTATTGTGCCCGAGAATGCACCTGAGATTCGCAAAGCCCAGCAGCCGCCGGCAAGCAACGCTTTTGTGCCGCCGGTTGCAGGCTTAATCATGGTGAGTGTGGTCGTTCGCGATCTGCTGCACAAGGGAGGACAAACCACATGA
- a CDS encoding YdeI family protein, protein MNAALVNKLRLSLDMNVLVLQPPAPSYLEELGAGIEQPAYDSSKAGTYDFVLLFAKDIASLDEHAPDALEAVKKEGLLWICYPKGTSKIRTDLNRDRGWKVVTTEGWEGVSLVSLDDTWSAMRFRPVGGVKSRVRSNRTPDPNKAAGSRASSTPEELVVPGDLRAALAESPEAEGYFTGLAPSHRKEYIRWVEEAKRDETRSARISGAVEKLLQKHKRPSDK, encoded by the coding sequence ATGAATGCAGCGCTCGTCAATAAGCTTCGGTTGTCGCTGGATATGAACGTATTAGTGCTGCAGCCTCCTGCTCCCTCCTATCTGGAGGAGCTTGGAGCAGGCATAGAGCAACCCGCCTACGATTCCTCGAAAGCGGGGACGTATGATTTTGTGTTGCTGTTTGCCAAGGACATTGCCAGTTTGGATGAGCATGCGCCGGACGCTCTCGAAGCAGTGAAGAAGGAAGGTCTGCTCTGGATTTGTTATCCGAAAGGGACCTCCAAGATAAGAACCGACCTCAATCGCGACCGAGGCTGGAAGGTGGTTACTACCGAAGGATGGGAAGGTGTCTCTCTGGTTTCTCTTGATGACACATGGTCGGCAATGCGGTTTCGTCCGGTCGGCGGCGTCAAGAGCAGGGTACGGTCGAACCGCACACCGGATCCCAACAAAGCTGCCGGCAGCAGAGCTTCGTCCACTCCGGAGGAGCTCGTCGTACCGGGCGATCTGAGGGCTGCGCTGGCAGAATCGCCTGAGGCGGAAGGTTATTTCACGGGGCTTGCACCGTCACATCGCAAGGAATACATTCGCTGGGTCGAAGAGGCGAAGAGGGATGAGACGCGATCGGCTCGAATATCCGGCGCTGTCGAGAAGCTATTACAGAAACACAAACGTCCTTCGGACAAGTAA
- a CDS encoding Nramp family divalent metal transporter, whose amino-acid sequence MSDQPTTLVKETGWRKASSNPSLPEVFRSMKIPKNGSWFRKFLAFAGPGYLVAVGYMDPGNWATDLAGGSMFGYTLLSVILLSNLMAILLQALAGKLGIVTGRDLAQACRDHYSKPVAMGLWVLCELAIAACDLAEVIGSAIALNLLFGLPLIYGIIITVVDVLLILLLQNKGFRKIEALVITLIVTIGGCFLIEIFLTKPELGSVLRGFVPSGEIISDPKMLYIAIGILGATVMPHNLYLHSSIVQTRQFEQTILGKRQAIKYSTWDSTIALFFALFINAAILIIAAATFHTSGHTDVAEIQDAYNLLTPLLGTAAASILFGVALLASGQNSTLTGTLAGQIVMEGFLNIRLPAWLRRLVTRLIAIIPAVIVTALYGSEGTADLLILSQVILSLQLSFAVIPLVKFTSDKNKMGSFANPLWMKILAWTVAVVIAGLNIVLLVQTFI is encoded by the coding sequence ATGAGTGATCAGCCTACAACACTCGTGAAAGAAACCGGTTGGCGGAAGGCCAGTAGTAACCCGTCGCTTCCGGAAGTATTCCGTTCAATGAAAATTCCAAAAAACGGCTCCTGGTTTCGAAAATTTCTCGCTTTTGCCGGTCCCGGCTACCTCGTAGCCGTCGGATATATGGATCCCGGTAATTGGGCAACTGATTTGGCAGGCGGATCGATGTTCGGGTACACGCTGCTTTCGGTCATACTGCTGTCGAACTTGATGGCTATTCTGCTGCAGGCGCTTGCCGGCAAGCTTGGGATCGTGACAGGACGCGACTTGGCGCAGGCATGCCGCGATCACTACAGCAAGCCTGTGGCCATGGGACTGTGGGTGCTCTGCGAGCTTGCTATCGCCGCCTGCGATCTGGCTGAGGTTATCGGCTCTGCGATCGCACTGAATTTATTATTCGGCCTTCCTTTGATATACGGCATCATTATTACCGTTGTAGACGTATTGCTTATATTACTTCTGCAAAATAAAGGCTTTCGAAAAATTGAAGCGCTGGTAATAACGCTCATTGTTACGATCGGCGGCTGCTTTTTAATCGAAATATTCTTAACGAAGCCGGAGCTCGGCAGCGTCCTGAGAGGATTCGTTCCAAGCGGTGAAATCATATCGGACCCGAAAATGCTGTACATCGCGATTGGAATTCTAGGCGCAACGGTCATGCCGCATAATTTATATTTGCACTCATCTATTGTACAGACCAGACAGTTTGAACAGACGATTCTAGGAAAGCGGCAAGCGATCAAATATAGCACCTGGGATTCGACGATCGCCTTATTTTTCGCCCTATTCATTAATGCGGCTATTCTTATTATCGCCGCGGCCACGTTCCACACATCAGGTCATACAGATGTTGCGGAAATCCAGGATGCTTACAATCTGTTGACGCCTCTTCTGGGAACCGCCGCTGCCAGCATTTTATTCGGTGTCGCCCTTCTGGCTTCAGGGCAAAATTCTACCTTAACGGGCACGCTCGCAGGTCAAATCGTGATGGAGGGCTTTCTCAATATCCGGCTTCCGGCCTGGCTGCGGCGCCTTGTGACCCGGTTGATCGCCATTATTCCCGCGGTCATTGTCACGGCTCTGTACGGCTCGGAGGGTACCGCGGACCTGCTTATATTGAGCCAGGTGATATTATCGCTGCAGCTGTCGTTCGCCGTTATCCCGCTTGTGAAGTTCACAAGTGACAAGAACAAGATGGGCTCATTCGCAAATCCGCTCTGGATGAAGATTCTTGCATGGACAGTTGCTGTCGTTATCGCAGGTTTGAATATTGTGCTTCTGGTGCAAACCTTCATTTGA
- a CDS encoding replication-associated recombination protein A, translating to MDLFSYQDSADSTRAKLLADRMRPETIDDYIGQSHIVGPGKLLRRAIEADQVSSILLYGPPGCGKTTLAHIISKRTKGEFIKLNAVDASVKDVRAVIDEARINKSMYGRKTILFLDEVHRFNSSRQDALLPAVEQGVIIFIGATTENPFHYVNGALLSRSTLFQLEALTREDALEAMRRALSDKERGLGFMDLQVDEEALRHIANMAGGDIRRALNALELAAVTTPSAPDGSVLITLEVAEESIRKPTIRADESTQYDVLSAFHKSVRGSSDAALFWFLYAVEKLGMDPMTFIRRLIVACSEDIGLANPQAMVQAVTAMDAYHKIGWPEAKYNITQAILFAVESPKSNAAAIAIGNVMEAINAAGSADVPLHLRDAHYSGARELGHVGYKYPHDYPEHYIKQQYLPDKIRNKTFYQATQQGMEDKIRLNQQRRNGR from the coding sequence ATGGACTTATTTTCCTATCAGGATTCGGCCGACTCGACAAGGGCGAAGCTGCTCGCCGACCGGATGCGTCCCGAGACGATCGACGATTATATCGGACAATCGCATATTGTCGGACCCGGCAAGCTCCTGCGTCGCGCCATCGAAGCTGACCAGGTGTCTTCGATTCTGTTGTACGGTCCTCCCGGCTGTGGTAAAACAACGCTTGCGCACATTATCTCCAAGCGCACGAAGGGCGAGTTCATCAAGTTGAATGCGGTTGACGCTTCCGTGAAAGATGTTCGCGCCGTCATTGACGAAGCGCGGATAAACAAGTCGATGTACGGCCGTAAAACGATACTGTTTCTCGACGAGGTGCACAGGTTCAATTCCTCAAGGCAGGATGCTTTGCTGCCGGCGGTTGAGCAGGGAGTTATCATTTTCATCGGGGCAACGACTGAAAATCCGTTTCACTATGTGAACGGGGCACTTCTGTCGCGCTCGACGCTGTTCCAGCTCGAAGCGCTTACACGGGAGGATGCTCTGGAAGCGATGAGGCGCGCTCTCTCCGACAAGGAGCGGGGACTGGGTTTTATGGATCTGCAGGTGGACGAAGAAGCGCTCCGCCATATTGCGAATATGGCCGGCGGAGACATCAGAAGAGCTCTCAATGCGCTTGAACTGGCGGCGGTTACTACACCTTCCGCTCCGGACGGTTCGGTGCTGATTACCCTGGAAGTAGCTGAGGAATCGATCCGCAAGCCTACCATCCGTGCGGATGAATCAACGCAGTACGATGTCCTCTCGGCATTTCATAAAAGTGTTCGGGGTTCGAGCGATGCCGCGCTGTTCTGGTTTCTGTACGCGGTAGAGAAGCTTGGAATGGATCCAATGACCTTTATCAGAAGGCTTATTGTCGCCTGCAGCGAGGATATCGGTCTCGCGAATCCTCAGGCGATGGTACAGGCCGTTACTGCAATGGACGCTTATCATAAAATCGGATGGCCGGAAGCGAAGTACAACATTACGCAGGCGATCCTGTTCGCGGTGGAAAGCCCGAAGTCCAATGCGGCGGCAATAGCCATCGGCAATGTGATGGAGGCAATCAATGCCGCAGGCTCGGCGGATGTACCGCTCCATCTCAGGGACGCCCATTACAGCGGCGCCCGGGAACTCGGACATGTAGGCTACAAATATCCGCACGATTACCCTGAACATTATATTAAGCAGCAGTACTTGCCTGACAAAATCCGTAATAAAACATTTTATCAAGCGACCCAGCAGGGGATGGAGGATAAAATTAGGCTGAATCAACAGCGGCGAAACGGCCGGTAA
- a CDS encoding hemolysin family protein, whose translation MNGFFVAAEFAMVKVRSSRIDTLVQDGNRRARFASMLTNNLDAYLSACQLGITLASLGLGWIGEPAIKHLIEPWLLRFGSNEAFISTISFIIAFSIITLLHIVLGELAPKSLAIRKSEAVTIWTAMPLIVFRIIMYPFIWLLNGTANWLLKRIGIEPASEHESAHTEEEIRILMKESHRSGLIDNTELTLMDNIFDFAETNAREIMIPRTEMVCLYANLSFEENKAVALKEMHTRYPVCDGDKDNIIGFVHIKDILKVSGQSLPDLREITRPMTTVPESMQISTLLKLMQKKKTQIAILIDEYGGTSGLVTLEDIMEEIVGEIQDEFDEERPDIERKDEDSYSINGLMLIEEVNSYFGLDIGSDDYDTIGGWMYAQIEIPPTRQQRVYERGFEFIIEETDHLRISRITLRKRGNDEEQVEELQAETG comes from the coding sequence ATGAACGGCTTTTTCGTAGCAGCAGAATTTGCGATGGTGAAAGTGAGAAGCAGCCGGATCGATACGCTCGTTCAAGACGGCAACCGCCGCGCGCGTTTCGCTTCCATGCTGACAAACAATCTGGATGCCTATTTGTCAGCGTGTCAGCTCGGTATTACGCTTGCCTCGCTCGGCCTTGGTTGGATAGGTGAACCTGCCATTAAGCATTTAATTGAACCTTGGCTCTTGAGGTTTGGTTCGAATGAAGCGTTCATCTCCACGATTTCATTCATTATCGCATTCTCCATCATTACTCTGCTCCACATCGTGCTCGGCGAACTCGCGCCGAAATCACTCGCCATCCGCAAATCGGAGGCGGTCACGATATGGACAGCGATGCCGCTCATTGTCTTTCGTATAATCATGTATCCGTTTATCTGGTTACTGAACGGCACAGCCAACTGGTTGCTGAAACGAATCGGCATCGAGCCGGCCTCTGAGCATGAATCCGCTCATACAGAGGAAGAGATCCGTATTTTGATGAAAGAAAGCCATAGATCCGGTCTTATTGATAATACGGAATTAACGCTCATGGATAATATCTTCGACTTTGCGGAAACCAATGCAAGAGAGATAATGATTCCACGGACAGAGATGGTTTGCCTGTATGCCAATCTCTCTTTCGAAGAGAACAAAGCGGTCGCGCTGAAGGAAATGCATACGCGCTACCCGGTGTGCGACGGCGATAAGGATAACATTATCGGCTTTGTTCATATTAAGGATATTCTCAAGGTCTCGGGGCAAAGCTTGCCTGACCTTCGCGAGATTACACGTCCGATGACCACCGTACCCGAGTCGATGCAGATCAGCACGCTGCTTAAGCTGATGCAGAAGAAGAAAACGCAAATTGCCATTCTGATTGACGAATACGGCGGCACGTCGGGACTTGTCACTCTTGAGGATATTATGGAGGAAATTGTCGGTGAGATTCAGGACGAATTTGATGAAGAGCGTCCCGATATCGAGCGTAAGGACGAAGACTCCTACTCCATTAACGGCCTTATGTTAATTGAGGAAGTGAACAGTTATTTCGGTCTTGATATCGGCAGCGACGATTACGATACGATCGGCGGATGGATGTATGCCCAGATCGAAATTCCTCCGACTAGGCAGCAAAGGGTGTATGAACGGGGCTTCGAATTCATCATAGAGGAAACCGACCATTTGCGGATTTCCCGGATTACGTTAAGAAAACGGGGAAACGATGAGGAGCAAGTGGAAGAACTGCAAGCGGAAACCGGATAG
- the mnmA gene encoding tRNA 2-thiouridine(34) synthase MnmA codes for MQQKPRWWNGEMGNKDIRVVIGMSGGVDSSVSALLLKQQGYDVIGIFMKNWDDTDEFGHCTAEEDAEDVRRVCDQIGIPYYTVNFEQAYQEKVFAYFLDEYRRGRTPNPDVMCNREIKFGEFLQKAVDLGADYLATGHYARLERTGGGETRLLRGVDSNKDQTYFLHALRQNQLAKAMFPIGHLPKPEVRRIAEEAGLATAKKKDSTGVCFIGERNFKEFLSGYLPAMPGAMVDIETGESKGRHDGLMYYTLGQRQGLGIGGSGSGEPWFVAAKDLKENVLYVVQGDKHPSLYSESLRATGMNWIAPHKPAGTLHCTAKFRYRQPDQGVRLTLSEDGTEAEVVFDSSQKAITPGQAVVFYDGDVCLGGGTIDQVRQA; via the coding sequence ATGCAGCAGAAACCAAGGTGGTGGAATGGTGAAATGGGCAATAAGGATATTCGCGTAGTAATCGGAATGTCAGGAGGAGTCGATTCATCGGTTTCGGCACTGCTCCTTAAGCAGCAAGGTTATGACGTTATCGGCATTTTCATGAAAAACTGGGATGATACTGACGAATTCGGTCATTGCACCGCTGAAGAAGACGCCGAAGATGTCAGGCGCGTCTGCGACCAAATCGGTATTCCCTATTATACAGTCAATTTCGAGCAAGCTTACCAGGAAAAGGTGTTCGCCTATTTCCTCGATGAGTACCGACGCGGCCGTACGCCTAATCCGGACGTCATGTGCAACCGTGAAATCAAATTCGGCGAATTTCTGCAGAAAGCTGTAGATCTCGGTGCCGATTACCTTGCCACCGGCCACTATGCACGCCTGGAGAGAACCGGCGGAGGCGAAACGAGGCTGCTGCGCGGCGTGGACAGCAACAAGGATCAGACCTACTTTCTTCACGCACTCAGGCAAAACCAACTGGCCAAAGCGATGTTCCCGATCGGACATCTGCCCAAGCCGGAGGTCAGGCGGATTGCGGAGGAGGCCGGACTTGCTACAGCGAAGAAGAAGGATAGTACAGGCGTTTGTTTCATAGGGGAGCGTAATTTCAAGGAATTTCTGAGCGGCTACTTGCCTGCGATGCCCGGCGCCATGGTCGATATTGAAACCGGCGAGTCGAAAGGACGCCACGACGGCCTTATGTATTACACTCTAGGCCAGCGTCAGGGACTGGGCATTGGAGGCTCCGGGAGCGGTGAACCCTGGTTCGTTGCAGCAAAGGATCTGAAGGAAAATGTGCTCTATGTCGTTCAAGGCGACAAGCATCCAAGCCTTTACTCAGAGAGCTTAAGAGCGACAGGCATGAATTGGATTGCACCGCATAAGCCTGCGGGAACTCTGCACTGCACGGCGAAATTCCGCTACCGGCAGCCCGATCAAGGTGTAAGATTGACGTTAAGCGAAGACGGAACTGAAGCTGAGGTTGTCTTCGATTCATCACAGAAGGCGATTACGCCCGGTCAAGCTGTCGTGTTCTATGACGGGGACGTTTGCTTGGGCGGAGGCACGATCGATCAAGTGCGCCAAGCGTAG
- the cymR gene encoding cysteine metabolism transcriptional regulator CymR — protein sequence MKISTKGRYGLTIMMELAAKFGEGPTSLKSIAERNQLSEHYLEQLIAPLRNAGLVKSIRGAYGGYVLSKEPESITSGDVIRILEGPISPVDFTEEDDPAKRDLWLRIRDSIAEVLDSTTLADLITYKDAGELDSYMFYI from the coding sequence TTGAAAATATCAACAAAAGGCCGTTACGGTTTGACGATTATGATGGAGCTTGCGGCAAAATTCGGAGAAGGTCCGACGTCACTTAAAAGCATAGCCGAACGCAATCAATTATCGGAGCATTATTTGGAGCAGCTTATCGCACCGCTGAGAAACGCCGGGCTCGTCAAGAGCATTCGGGGAGCTTACGGCGGGTATGTGCTGTCCAAAGAGCCGGAATCCATCACGTCCGGGGATGTTATACGCATACTGGAAGGACCGATTTCACCGGTCGACTTCACCGAGGAAGACGACCCGGCCAAGAGAGATCTGTGGCTGCGTATACGCGACAGCATTGCAGAGGTGCTGGATTCGACAACTCTTGCCGATCTCATAACTTACAAGGACGCGGGAGAACTGGATTCCTATATGTTCTATATTTAA
- a CDS encoding cysteine desulfurase family protein — protein MSSQFYFDHAASSPLHPEAARMMMDIYSGPAGNASSVHRFGRAARQHLNRARDTVSEAIGCLPSELVFTSGGTESDNMAITGAAKACRSRGKNHIITSGVEHHAVLDTCRSLEREGFRLTVLPVDQYGRVNPADVESAIGDDTALISIMYANNETGTVQPIVEIGDIARSRGVLFHVDAVQALGMLPIDLRTLPVDLMSFSAHKVNGPQGVGALYVARKTPFDPLLHGGSQERKRRAGTENVAGIAGFAKSIELSVNSIDIKKLFLDKLRLKWVESMRGIVGESCLAINGHDTQCVPHIINLSFIGMDTETLLMNLDMEGIAASSGSACTAGALETSHVLRAMGLPEERLSSAVRFSFGLGNTLEELENAAKKVETFLNRIRTNA, from the coding sequence ATGAGCTCACAATTTTATTTTGATCATGCGGCCTCCTCGCCGCTGCATCCCGAAGCCGCCCGTATGATGATGGATATATACAGCGGACCGGCCGGAAACGCTTCAAGCGTCCACCGGTTCGGGCGGGCCGCGCGGCAGCATTTGAATCGGGCTCGCGATACGGTCTCCGAAGCAATCGGATGTTTGCCTTCCGAGCTTGTATTTACATCAGGGGGTACGGAAAGCGACAATATGGCGATTACCGGCGCTGCCAAAGCATGCCGCAGCAGAGGGAAAAACCATATTATTACCTCGGGGGTCGAACATCACGCCGTCCTTGATACATGCAGGTCCCTAGAACGCGAGGGGTTTCGGCTGACAGTTCTGCCGGTCGACCAATATGGGCGGGTTAATCCAGCCGATGTTGAATCGGCGATCGGGGACGATACGGCGCTAATCAGCATCATGTATGCCAATAACGAGACCGGAACAGTTCAGCCGATCGTTGAAATCGGTGATATTGCCCGTTCCCGCGGGGTGCTCTTTCATGTTGATGCCGTCCAGGCACTGGGTATGCTTCCAATTGATTTACGCACGCTTCCCGTTGATCTCATGAGCTTCTCAGCGCATAAGGTCAATGGACCCCAAGGTGTCGGCGCTTTATATGTAGCCCGGAAGACCCCATTTGATCCGCTGCTTCATGGAGGCTCGCAGGAGCGAAAACGGCGGGCAGGTACAGAAAATGTCGCCGGAATAGCCGGTTTTGCCAAATCGATTGAACTTTCTGTGAATTCAATTGATATCAAGAAACTTTTTCTGGACAAGCTTCGTCTTAAATGGGTAGAGAGTATGCGCGGGATTGTCGGTGAATCATGTCTGGCGATTAACGGACATGATACGCAGTGTGTTCCGCATATTATCAATTTGAGTTTTATTGGCATGGATACGGAGACGCTGCTGATGAATCTCGACATGGAAGGCATTGCCGCTTCCAGCGGCTCGGCATGTACGGCAGGAGCTTTGGAGACTTCTCATGTTTTGCGTGCCATGGGGCTTCCTGAAGAGCGTTTGTCGTCTGCTGTTCGTTTCAGCTTCGGTTTGGGGAATACTTTAGAGGAACTCGAAAATGCGGCGAAAAAAGTTGAAACTTTTCTAAACCGCATTCGTACTAATGCCTAG
- a CDS encoding PRC-barrel domain-containing protein encodes MIRLQHMIGLPVIEMSAGKHVGHVKDAWFDEHWQLAGIVLDAGRRFLSAMKAVLWNEVLICGEDAVLIMNEASVRKTEAAEVQRSFHSGIIRLKDLPVVTSYGEQLGRVSDVYFDDLQGTQIVGYELTDGFIADLMGGRKWLPAPLDSDSVLLGENAIIVPAGSELLLEPVAASDLNIGRNEP; translated from the coding sequence GTGATACGACTGCAGCACATGATCGGACTTCCTGTTATTGAAATGAGTGCAGGCAAACATGTAGGACATGTGAAAGACGCCTGGTTTGACGAACATTGGCAGCTGGCTGGAATCGTGCTCGATGCGGGCAGACGATTTCTATCGGCAATGAAAGCGGTCCTTTGGAATGAAGTTCTTATTTGCGGCGAAGATGCCGTTCTTATAATGAACGAGGCGTCCGTCCGCAAGACGGAAGCGGCCGAAGTACAGCGTTCTTTTCATTCCGGTATCATCCGACTGAAAGATTTACCGGTGGTAACATCATACGGTGAACAGTTAGGCCGAGTGTCGGATGTTTATTTTGATGATTTACAGGGTACACAAATAGTAGGCTATGAGCTAACCGACGGTTTTATAGCGGATTTGATGGGAGGCCGTAAATGGCTGCCCGCGCCGCTAGACTCCGATTCAGTCCTGCTCGGGGAAAACGCGATTATCGTTCCGGCCGGCAGCGAATTACTTTTGGAGCCGGTCGCCGCTTCTGATTTGAATATAGGGAGAAATGAACCATGA
- a CDS encoding AI-2E family transporter, which translates to MERFTNNRLFAWLVYLILGLIALYLLLLIKPIIINVYNFLKAVLAPFLIAMIIAYVLNPIVNLLNERKVPRTMAVLLIYAVFCASLTVVLVNAIPMFLEQLQELNRHMPDFTMKAQSLVNDLNNSSFLPESIRGGVNNSLYKLEKQASDAIFSFVNNIGAMLNVVFIAFIIPFLAFYILKDFDVFERTVLTYVPRPHRKHAIRLFKDIDNALGSYIRGQFLVCLIVGILAYIGYVIIGMPYPLLLASVVAVTNIIPYLGPFFGAAPALVMASTISLKMMVLVVVVNTACQILESNVVSPQVVGRTLHMHPLSIIFALLVGGEIAGMIGMILAVPIFAALKVVLQHIFSYYVRRKTI; encoded by the coding sequence GTGGAGCGGTTTACGAACAACCGTCTGTTTGCGTGGCTGGTTTATTTGATTCTGGGGCTGATCGCGCTATATCTGCTGCTGCTGATCAAACCGATCATAATCAATGTATACAATTTTCTCAAAGCGGTGCTGGCACCGTTTCTCATCGCAATGATTATAGCTTATGTGCTAAATCCGATCGTGAATCTCCTGAACGAACGGAAGGTGCCACGCACGATGGCCGTGCTGCTCATTTACGCTGTATTCTGTGCTTCGCTGACAGTGGTACTCGTAAATGCGATTCCGATGTTTTTGGAGCAGCTGCAGGAGCTGAATCGTCATATGCCGGATTTCACGATGAAGGCGCAAAGCCTGGTAAACGACCTCAACAATTCGTCGTTTCTGCCCGAGAGCATCCGCGGCGGCGTTAACAATTCGTTATACAAGCTGGAAAAGCAAGCCTCCGATGCGATTTTCAGCTTTGTCAACAACATTGGTGCAATGCTAAACGTCGTGTTTATCGCGTTCATTATCCCTTTTCTGGCGTTCTACATATTAAAAGATTTCGACGTATTTGAGCGTACAGTGCTGACTTATGTGCCCAGACCGCATCGAAAACACGCCATCCGTCTGTTTAAAGATATAGATAATGCGCTTGGCAGCTACATCCGCGGCCAGTTTCTCGTCTGCTTGATTGTGGGCATACTGGCGTATATCGGCTACGTGATAATCGGAATGCCATACCCGCTGCTGCTGGCAAGCGTGGTTGCTGTGACCAATATCATCCCGTATCTGGGACCATTCTTCGGCGCCGCGCCGGCGCTTGTGATGGCATCAACCATCTCACTCAAGATGATGGTGTTGGTCGTGGTTGTCAATACGGCCTGCCAAATCCTTGAAAGCAACGTCGTATCACCGCAGGTAGTGGGCAGAACGCTCCATATGCACCCGCTCTCCATTATATTTGCGCTCCTGGTCGGCGGCGAAATTGCCGGGATGATCGGTATGATTTTGGCGGTTCCGATATTTGCCGCGTTAAAGGTAGTGCTTCAACATATCTTCTCTTATTATGTGAGGCGAAAGACCATTTGA